A single genomic interval of Clostridium cylindrosporum DSM 605 harbors:
- a CDS encoding YifB family Mg chelatase-like AAA ATPase, which translates to MISTINSISLHGVEGFIVKIEADVQNGIPVFNMVGLPDITIKESKDRVRVAIKNSGLEFPLSRIIVNFAPAHLKKEGPHFDLPIAIGILHNIGSIKSFDTSSIAFIGELSLSGDITYTKGCLPMVLEARSKGIKEIFIPFDNINEVSSIDNIVIYPVKTLKEVVLFLNKEISINPLKISRNISRNLNFHLDFSEVKGQSFAKRAVEICASGNHNILMLGPPGGGKTMLSKRIPTILPSLTVEEAIEVTKIHSISGKCSNKSEFITIPPFREPHHTASFSAIIGGGVNPLPGEISLAHNGVLYLDELPEYKRESLEALREPMESGNIIISRAKGIYTYPSRFLLVASMNPCKCGYYGYDTINKQCRCNDYEIKNYLSKVSGPILDRIDIHISIEPISYKEINSTKNEESSISIRNRVEKVHEIQRIRFINENIKFNSEMQTSHIKKYCQISKETNNFLEDIFNNLSLSTRSLNKILKLSRTIADMDLSDSIDLNHVAEAVQYRILDRKSI; encoded by the coding sequence ATGATTAGTACTATTAATTCAATATCCTTACATGGTGTTGAAGGATTTATAGTAAAAATAGAAGCAGATGTTCAAAATGGAATACCTGTCTTCAATATGGTAGGCCTCCCAGATATAACAATTAAAGAATCAAAAGATAGAGTAAGAGTTGCTATTAAAAATTCTGGATTAGAGTTTCCACTAAGTAGAATCATAGTTAATTTTGCACCAGCTCATCTGAAAAAAGAAGGTCCCCATTTTGACTTACCTATAGCAATAGGCATATTACATAATATTGGAAGTATAAAATCATTTGATACATCTTCAATTGCATTTATTGGAGAGCTTTCACTTAGTGGGGATATAACCTACACTAAGGGATGTCTTCCTATGGTTCTAGAAGCTAGAAGTAAAGGTATTAAAGAAATATTCATTCCATTTGATAATATAAATGAAGTTTCATCTATAGATAATATAGTCATATATCCTGTTAAAACTCTTAAAGAAGTAGTGTTATTTTTAAATAAAGAAATTTCAATAAATCCCCTTAAAATCTCTAGAAATATTTCGAGAAACCTAAATTTTCATTTAGACTTTTCTGAGGTTAAGGGACAAAGCTTCGCTAAAAGAGCAGTAGAAATATGTGCTAGTGGAAATCATAATATATTAATGCTGGGGCCACCGGGGGGTGGCAAAACTATGCTATCTAAAAGAATTCCAACTATACTTCCAAGTCTTACAGTTGAAGAAGCAATTGAAGTAACAAAAATTCATAGTATATCAGGAAAGTGCTCAAATAAAAGCGAATTTATAACTATTCCACCTTTTAGGGAGCCTCACCATACAGCATCATTTAGTGCAATAATAGGTGGAGGTGTAAATCCTCTTCCAGGAGAAATATCTCTTGCACATAATGGAGTTCTTTATCTTGATGAACTTCCTGAATATAAGCGTGAATCCCTTGAGGCATTAAGAGAGCCTATGGAATCAGGTAATATAATAATATCAAGAGCTAAAGGAATATATACATATCCTTCTAGATTTTTACTCGTTGCTTCTATGAATCCTTGCAAATGTGGATATTATGGTTATGATACTATAAACAAACAATGTAGATGTAATGATTATGAAATTAAAAATTATCTTTCTAAAGTTTCTGGTCCAATACTAGATAGAATTGATATACATATTTCTATAGAACCTATTAGCTATAAAGAAATTAATTCTACTAAAAATGAAGAATCTTCAATTAGTATACGAAATAGAGTTGAGAAGGTTCATGAAATCCAGAGAATTCGTTTTATTAATGAAAACATTAAGTTTAACTCTGAAATGCAAACCTCACATATAAAAAAATATTGCCAAATATCTAAGGAAACCAATAATTTTCTTGAAGACATATTTAATAATTTATCTTTAAGTACTCGTTCACTAAACAAGATTCTTAAGCTTTCTAGAACAATTGCGGATATGGATTTATCTGATAGTATAGATTTAAACCATGTAGCTGAAGCTGTTCAATATAGAATATTAGATCGTAAAAGCATATAA
- a CDS encoding aminopeptidase, whose protein sequence is MKKLEKKYDLFWETASDDDIKKVMEFNDGYKKFMDNSKTERESVEEIVKIAKANGYRNLKDIIKNGGDIKSGDKVYAINMDKAIALFNIGEGSLVDGMNIIGSHVDAPRIDLKPNALYQDEGLALFETHYYGGIKKYQWVTIPLAIHGVFIKENGEKVNIVIGEDENDPVVYISDLLIHLSANQMEKKLAKGIEGEDLNILVGSIPLKDSNSKAKVKSNILKILHEKYDIVEEDFVSAEIEIVPAGKSRDVGLDRSMVMAYGHDDRVCAYTSLMALTEISGQQKTAVTLFVDKEEIGSVGATGMESRFFENMVAEIMNLKGEYTEINLRRSLSNSNMLSADVTAAMDPIYKSVLEKNNAAYLGKGVVLTKYTGSRGKSGSNDANAEFVAKVRRIFNNNKITWQTAELGKVDQGGGGTIAYILAQYGMEVVDCGVALLSMHAPFEIASKADVYEAYRAYKAFMIEA, encoded by the coding sequence TTGAAAAAATTAGAAAAAAAGTATGATCTTTTTTGGGAAACTGCAAGTGATGATGACATTAAAAAAGTAATGGAATTTAATGATGGCTATAAAAAGTTTATGGATAACTCAAAAACAGAAAGAGAATCTGTAGAAGAAATAGTCAAAATAGCAAAAGCAAATGGATATAGAAATCTTAAAGACATTATTAAAAATGGTGGGGATATTAAATCTGGAGATAAGGTATATGCTATTAATATGGATAAGGCGATTGCTTTATTTAATATAGGAGAAGGATCTTTAGTAGATGGAATGAACATTATAGGTTCTCATGTAGATGCTCCAAGAATTGACTTGAAACCAAATGCACTTTATCAAGATGAGGGTCTTGCTTTGTTTGAAACTCATTACTATGGAGGTATTAAAAAATACCAATGGGTTACTATTCCATTAGCTATACATGGAGTATTTATTAAAGAAAATGGTGAGAAGGTTAATATAGTTATTGGTGAAGATGAAAATGACCCAGTTGTTTATATTTCTGACCTTTTGATACATCTGTCTGCCAATCAAATGGAGAAAAAACTTGCTAAGGGTATAGAAGGTGAAGATTTAAATATCCTAGTTGGAAGTATTCCATTAAAAGATAGTAATAGTAAAGCAAAAGTTAAATCAAATATACTAAAAATATTACATGAAAAATATGATATAGTTGAAGAAGATTTTGTAAGTGCAGAAATAGAAATAGTACCTGCTGGAAAGTCTAGAGATGTAGGCCTTGATAGAAGCATGGTTATGGCTTATGGTCATGATGATAGAGTATGTGCATATACATCATTGATGGCTCTTACAGAGATTAGTGGGCAACAAAAGACTGCAGTTACTTTATTTGTAGATAAAGAGGAAATAGGCAGTGTAGGTGCCACAGGAATGGAATCAAGATTCTTTGAAAATATGGTAGCAGAAATTATGAATCTTAAAGGTGAATACACTGAGATTAATTTAAGACGTTCACTTTCTAATTCAAATATGCTTTCAGCAGATGTTACTGCTGCTATGGATCCTATATACAAATCTGTTCTTGAAAAGAATAATGCTGCATACTTAGGTAAGGGTGTTGTACTAACAAAGTATACAGGATCAAGAGGTAAAAGTGGAAGTAATGATGCAAATGCAGAGTTTGTAGCAAAAGTTAGAAGGATATTTAATAATAACAAAATAACATGGCAGACTGCTGAACTTGGAAAAGTAGACCAAGGCGGCGGGGGTACAATTGCATATATACTTGCTCAATATGGTATGGAGGTAGTAGACTGTGGAGTTGCACTTCTTAGTATGCATGCACCATTTGAAATAGCAAGTAAGGCAGATGTATACGAAGCCTATCGCGCATATAAGGCTTTTATGATAGAAGCATAG
- a CDS encoding magnesium transporter CorA family protein, translating into MKMYALDGECREIKESDIRDDASCFYWINMSYDDKYMLEKYMGVNLYTHDDCISKLEASKVEFYDKYTLLTIVSMNYDAGKLSSENIIVFLNEKFIFTLCKSPVKIIKELENDFISHKNSAFFSTKNSPSKLLYYILDKIILTDYEIIIKLEKIADSLELNIMKNASKQFLNALIHLRHQIHTLRRSVAPLRYIGDDLITNENEIFEVETIRNFKNINSKIDKLMLSLESLVQYTALVRESFETEMANKTNELMKLFTIVAMIFSPLTLVTGIYGMNFKIPEYKWEFGYLYVILLMIGLSVGLFFYFKKKNWM; encoded by the coding sequence ATGAAAATGTATGCTCTAGATGGAGAGTGTAGAGAAATAAAGGAAAGTGATATTCGTGATGATGCCTCTTGTTTTTACTGGATTAATATGTCATATGACGATAAGTATATGTTAGAAAAGTATATGGGTGTAAACCTTTATACACATGATGATTGTATATCAAAGCTTGAGGCTTCAAAGGTTGAATTTTATGATAAATATACTTTACTTACAATTGTGTCTATGAATTATGATGCTGGAAAGCTTTCTTCAGAGAATATCATAGTATTTTTAAATGAGAAATTCATATTCACTTTATGTAAAAGTCCAGTAAAGATAATTAAGGAACTTGAAAACGACTTTATATCACATAAAAATAGTGCCTTTTTCTCCACTAAAAACTCTCCCTCAAAGCTATTATATTATATACTAGATAAAATAATTTTAACAGATTATGAGATAATAATAAAACTTGAGAAGATAGCAGACAGCCTTGAATTAAACATAATGAAAAATGCTAGCAAACAGTTTTTAAATGCACTTATACACTTAAGACATCAAATACATACTTTAAGAAGATCAGTTGCTCCTTTAAGATATATTGGAGACGATTTAATTACAAATGAAAATGAAATATTTGAAGTTGAAACTATCAGAAACTTCAAAAACATTAACTCAAAAATTGATAAACTTATGCTTTCTTTGGAAAGTCTTGTTCAATATACAGCGCTTGTTAGAGAATCCTTTGAAACAGAGATGGCTAACAAAACAAACGAGTTAATGAAGCTTTTTACTATAGTTGCAATGATATTTTCTCCGTTAACTTTGGTGACAGGTATATATGGAATGAACTTTAAAATTCCGGAATATAAGTGGGAATTTGGTTACTTATATGTAATTTTATTAATGATAGGATTATCAGTTGGACTATTTTTCTACTTTAAAAAGAAAAACTGGATGTAG
- a CDS encoding 5-formyltetrahydrofolate cyclo-ligase → MKKELRKELIKNRTSMENVEVEKLSALINSYIMEWDKYKEAKAIMSYYSFRNEVLTDELINHSFDEGKTVVLPKSIKEGSKILPCIIKSLSELKKENYGIMEPPTDNLLDRDELDIVFVPGVGFDKRGFRIGYGAGYYDRFLNDYKGIKVGVCFELQMVEYAYNDEHDIAMDYIITEKGIIKTGDE, encoded by the coding sequence ATGAAAAAAGAATTAAGAAAAGAACTAATAAAAAACAGAACTTCTATGGAAAATGTTGAAGTAGAAAAGCTAAGCGCACTTATAAACTCATACATAATGGAGTGGGATAAGTATAAAGAGGCTAAAGCAATTATGAGTTACTACTCATTTAGAAACGAAGTTTTAACTGATGAATTAATAAACCATTCATTCGATGAAGGAAAGACAGTTGTACTTCCTAAGTCAATAAAAGAAGGTAGTAAAATACTTCCTTGTATTATAAAAAGTTTATCTGAGCTTAAAAAAGAAAACTATGGAATAATGGAACCACCTACAGATAACTTACTAGATAGAGATGAACTTGATATTGTTTTTGTTCCTGGTGTAGGCTTTGATAAAAGAGGATTTAGAATAGGTTACGGCGCAGGCTACTATGATAGATTCTTAAATGACTATAAAGGTATCAAGGTTGGAGTATGCTTCGAACTTCAAATGGTAGAATATGCATATAATGATGAACATGACATCGCTATGGATTATATTATTACAGAAAAGGGCATAATAAAAACTGGTGATGAATAA
- a CDS encoding ArsB/NhaD family transporter, which translates to MERFFFSAFIFLLTITCIFLKPFNKKEWVYTTFFAMLTLLFGLVKFHDIEYVFSNVWNAALSLISIMIISLVLDDIGFFKWSALTMVLTSEGNKFKLFLNLIILGSLISVFFNNDGAILILTPIIYEAMKSLGLTYRETIPFLFACGYIADTASVPLVVSNLANIVAADTLSIDFTYYLSKMIIPGIVIIVSVSVTMFINYRKELTGYYKTTNIINPDDCVKDWSIFNSGIFTLLLVIVGYFIGGLYRIPVSIISTLGALFLLAQGYRRKTVKINGILKKAPWSILIFVLSMYLIVYGLYINGLNVVMYNIMQFLNNKSVLVVSLLYGIISTIAACFMNNLPSVMVGSIAVNDSLLNGVTREIISFANVIGSDVGAKITPIGSLATIMWIGILSQRGIKISFKEYTITSLKIIVPPLLIGLIVLAIM; encoded by the coding sequence ATGGAGCGTTTTTTCTTTTCAGCATTTATTTTTTTACTTACAATTACTTGTATATTTCTTAAGCCTTTTAATAAGAAGGAATGGGTATATACAACTTTTTTTGCGATGTTAACCTTATTGTTTGGACTTGTTAAATTTCATGATATTGAATATGTCTTTTCAAATGTATGGAATGCTGCTCTTTCACTTATTTCTATAATGATTATATCATTAGTACTTGACGATATTGGCTTTTTTAAGTGGTCAGCTTTAACTATGGTATTAACATCAGAGGGAAATAAATTTAAATTGTTTTTAAATTTAATAATATTAGGTTCATTAATAAGTGTTTTCTTTAATAATGATGGGGCAATACTAATACTTACTCCTATAATTTATGAAGCCATGAAAAGTCTTGGATTAACATACAGGGAAACTATTCCATTTCTTTTTGCATGTGGTTATATAGCTGATACGGCTAGTGTTCCCCTTGTAGTTAGCAATCTTGCAAATATTGTTGCTGCTGATACACTTTCAATTGATTTTACTTACTATCTTAGTAAAATGATAATCCCAGGGATTGTGATAATTGTATCTGTTTCAGTAACTATGTTTATTAATTATAGAAAAGAGCTAACAGGTTATTATAAAACTACAAATATAATTAATCCTGATGATTGTGTTAAGGATTGGAGTATTTTTAATTCAGGAATATTTACTTTATTACTTGTTATAGTTGGGTATTTTATTGGAGGGTTATATCGCATACCAGTATCAATAATATCAACCCTCGGAGCATTATTTCTTTTAGCTCAGGGTTACAGACGAAAAACAGTTAAAATAAATGGAATATTAAAAAAAGCACCATGGTCTATTTTAATTTTTGTACTTTCAATGTATTTAATAGTCTATGGTTTATACATAAATGGTTTAAATGTTGTCATGTATAATATTATGCAATTTTTAAATAATAAATCAGTTTTAGTAGTATCACTTCTCTATGGTATAATATCAACTATAGCTGCATGTTTTATGAATAATCTACCATCTGTTATGGTAGGTTCCATAGCAGTAAATGATAGTCTACTAAATGGTGTTACAAGAGAAATAATTTCATTTGCGAATGTAATAGGAAGTGATGTTGGTGCAAAAATAACACCAATAGGCTCTCTTGCAACAATTATGTGGATTGGTATATTAAGTCAAAGGGGTATTAAAATAAGTTTTAAGGAATATACAATAACTTCTCTTAAAATTATAGTTCCCCCATTACTAATAGGACTTATAGTATTAGCAATTATGTGA
- the glpX gene encoding class II fructose-bisphosphatase, whose amino-acid sequence MKDYDIAMGIIRVTEAATLQCSKFLGRGNSETLDKVAVDGARHAFELLPIKGKVVIGECELEKLPIMYHGEKVGMWEDDQVKADVAIDPLDGASLVAKGRPNALSSIAVTERGGILSLPKIYMKKIAVGPRAKGSIDINLSLTENIKKVSKSLSKDITEMTLMIQDRDRHSSIIEEARGVGVRVKIFSEGDIAAALATAFEYTGVDMLIGIGGTPEGTLAAAALKCIGGELQAILTPQNDEEINMCKRAGIDDLNKIFTQDDLIKSDDVYFAATAITNCDVLKGVRYLEHKAITESLVMRSFNGTVRFVKATHNLDKSMLSLD is encoded by the coding sequence ATGAAAGATTATGATATAGCTATGGGAATTATAAGAGTTACTGAGGCAGCAACTCTTCAGTGCTCAAAATTTCTTGGAAGAGGAAATAGTGAAACACTTGACAAGGTGGCGGTAGATGGGGCAAGACATGCCTTTGAACTTTTACCAATTAAAGGGAAGGTTGTAATTGGAGAGTGTGAGCTTGAAAAATTACCAATAATGTACCATGGTGAAAAGGTAGGCATGTGGGAGGATGATCAGGTAAAGGCAGATGTTGCAATTGACCCTCTAGATGGTGCATCACTTGTTGCTAAGGGGAGACCAAATGCTTTATCATCTATAGCAGTAACTGAAAGAGGGGGAATTCTAAGTCTTCCTAAAATATACATGAAAAAAATAGCGGTTGGACCTAGAGCTAAGGGTTCTATAGATATAAATCTTTCATTAACTGAAAATATTAAAAAAGTGTCAAAATCTCTTAGTAAGGACATAACAGAAATGACTTTAATGATTCAAGATAGAGATAGGCATTCAAGTATAATTGAAGAAGCTAGGGGTGTTGGTGTTAGAGTTAAGATATTTTCAGAAGGGGATATAGCTGCAGCACTTGCAACAGCATTTGAATATACGGGAGTAGATATGCTTATAGGAATAGGAGGAACCCCTGAGGGAACACTTGCAGCAGCTGCTCTAAAGTGTATAGGAGGGGAATTACAAGCTATTCTTACCCCACAAAATGATGAAGAAATCAATATGTGCAAAAGGGCTGGGATTGATGACTTGAATAAGATATTTACTCAAGATGACCTTATAAAATCCGATGATGTATATTTTGCTGCAACTGCTATAACAAATTGTGATGTTCTAAAAGGAGTAAGATACTTAGAACATAAGGCTATTACTGAATCCTTAGTTATGAGATCATTTAATGGAACAGTTAGATTTGTTAAAGCTACACACAATTTAGATAAAAGTATGTTAAGTTTGGATTGA
- the mobA gene encoding molybdenum cofactor guanylyltransferase encodes MKKFGSAVILAGGKSSRMGFDKKDMVINNERLLVSMVRKLRDIFDEIILITNNENSLNIFDKTSKDIIKSLGPLSGIYTGLSLASSEYVYFIACDMPVINKSYILYMIKQLENKNAEACVTRYNEWIEPFNAFYSKVVSTSIEEFLNNNRRSIYSLVSSLNTIYIEENIAREFSKDFEMFYNLNTKEDIDNYIKYNNENLD; translated from the coding sequence ATGAAAAAGTTTGGCAGTGCAGTAATTTTAGCAGGTGGTAAAAGTTCTAGGATGGGTTTTGACAAAAAAGATATGGTTATAAATAATGAGAGACTTTTGGTAAGTATGGTTAGAAAATTGCGAGATATTTTTGATGAGATTATTTTAATAACAAATAATGAAAATAGTCTTAATATTTTTGATAAAACCTCAAAGGATATTATTAAAAGTTTAGGACCATTATCCGGTATATATACAGGACTTAGCTTAGCTAGTAGTGAATATGTATACTTTATTGCATGTGATATGCCAGTAATAAATAAAAGCTATATTTTATATATGATAAAACAATTAGAAAACAAAAATGCTGAGGCTTGTGTCACCAGATATAATGAATGGATAGAACCATTTAATGCATTTTATTCTAAAGTAGTTTCAACTAGTATAGAGGAATTTCTAAATAATAATCGTAGAAGTATATATAGTCTTGTATCCTCTCTCAATACTATATATATTGAAGAAAATATAGCAAGAGAGTTTAGCAAGGACTTTGAAATGTTTTACAACCTAAACACAAAAGAGGATATTGACAATTACATAAAATACAACAATGAAAACCTAGATTAA
- a CDS encoding YaaR family protein, producing the protein MRISGIDRKPTIGKSKKKGKTEGIGDFSSLLDTANKEQAKIKIDEMLDEIDKIGKKLISTRSVEDAREYKDKIKEYLNLIVKNIYVLKRETGPYSYGIHIRIEVINEKLDKLTKDLIEKQQESIELANRISEIRGLLVDVYK; encoded by the coding sequence ATGAGAATTTCAGGTATAGATAGAAAACCTACAATAGGAAAATCAAAAAAGAAAGGTAAAACAGAGGGGATAGGAGATTTTTCTAGTTTGCTGGACACAGCCAATAAGGAACAAGCTAAAATAAAAATTGATGAAATGTTAGATGAGATAGATAAGATTGGCAAAAAACTAATTTCAACAAGAAGTGTTGAAGATGCAAGGGAATATAAAGATAAAATTAAGGAATACTTAAATTTAATTGTTAAGAATATTTATGTTTTAAAGAGAGAAACAGGTCCATATAGTTATGGCATACACATACGAATTGAAGTAATTAACGAAAAGCTCGATAAATTAACGAAGGATTTAATTGAAAAGCAACAAGAGAGTATTGAACTTGCTAATAGAATATCTGAAATTAGAGGATTATTGGTAGATGTATATAAGTAG
- a CDS encoding ATP-dependent metallopeptidase FtsH/Yme1/Tma family protein — MLKIKKKLFFITFLALTISLFIGVYSYNIPSVMKSSYKDFLVRLNSGKISDVYIESSSNIKYTLKNGKKYSTSNPNTNTFKEELLIKDINVHEGTYSSSNLSNMIISVLLILGVGLLAYRYIKSKSKLKSSSLFKEATAPNINFDDVAGNIETKESLRELVDFLKTPEKYKKFNARQPKGVILYGPPGTGKTLMAKALASEANVPFYSTSGSDFVQMYAGVGASRIRDLFKKARENEKAVIFIDEVDAIGKKRAASPDSSNDERDQTLNALLTEMSGFKSCDNIIVLAATNRLDSLDEALLRPGRFDRHIEVSLPDINARESILRLHCTDKPLSNDVDIRKLAEMTVYFSGAKLENLVNEAAILAAKNNKELIEQFDFEKAYEIVLAGFEKKDRSYIKENDRRITAYHEAGHALVSRLLLPNVKVKKVSIIPSTKGAGGYTLNIHPNSLYHTKISLINNIKVSLAGRAAEDIIFGSDNITTGAEGDIKHATNILLSMIKHYGMFESMGMLNYEMIEGASQKVLDLSNYNITLYYNEVLTLLQENKATLDKIADALLEKEYLEEDELSILVS, encoded by the coding sequence GTGTTAAAAATAAAGAAAAAACTATTTTTTATAACTTTTTTAGCACTAACAATATCCTTATTTATAGGAGTATATTCCTATAATATACCATCGGTAATGAAATCAAGTTATAAGGATTTTCTAGTTAGACTAAATTCAGGTAAAATAAGCGATGTTTATATAGAGTCTTCATCAAATATTAAATATACATTAAAAAATGGAAAAAAATACTCTACTTCAAACCCAAATACAAATACCTTTAAAGAAGAACTTTTGATTAAAGATATTAATGTTCATGAAGGTACTTATTCTTCTAGCAATTTATCAAATATGATAATATCAGTTTTGCTTATACTAGGCGTCGGGCTTTTAGCTTATAGATATATTAAATCTAAATCTAAGCTAAAGTCCTCTTCCTTGTTTAAAGAAGCAACAGCTCCAAATATAAACTTTGATGATGTAGCAGGAAATATAGAAACTAAAGAAAGTCTTAGGGAACTTGTAGATTTTCTAAAAACACCTGAGAAATATAAGAAGTTTAATGCAAGACAACCAAAAGGTGTAATTCTATATGGTCCTCCTGGAACAGGGAAAACATTAATGGCAAAGGCACTCGCTTCAGAAGCTAATGTACCCTTTTATTCAACCAGTGGTTCTGACTTTGTACAAATGTACGCTGGTGTTGGAGCTTCAAGAATTAGAGATTTATTCAAAAAAGCTCGTGAAAATGAAAAGGCTGTTATATTCATAGATGAAGTTGATGCAATCGGAAAAAAAAGAGCAGCCTCCCCTGATTCATCTAATGATGAAAGAGATCAGACATTAAATGCTCTACTAACAGAAATGTCGGGGTTTAAGTCATGTGATAATATTATTGTACTTGCTGCAACTAATAGACTTGATTCACTTGATGAAGCTTTACTTAGACCTGGAAGATTTGATAGACATATCGAAGTATCACTTCCAGATATTAATGCTAGAGAATCTATTCTAAGGCTTCACTGCACTGATAAGCCACTATCAAATGATGTTGATATAAGAAAACTCGCTGAGATGACTGTATATTTTTCAGGTGCAAAACTCGAAAATCTAGTTAATGAAGCTGCAATTCTCGCTGCTAAAAACAACAAGGAATTAATCGAACAGTTTGATTTTGAAAAGGCATATGAAATAGTACTTGCAGGATTTGAAAAGAAAGATAGGAGCTACATCAAGGAAAATGACAGAAGAATAACTGCCTATCACGAAGCTGGACATGCATTAGTTTCTAGATTACTTCTCCCAAATGTTAAGGTAAAAAAGGTAAGTATTATCCCTAGTACAAAGGGTGCTGGAGGATATACTTTAAATATTCATCCTAATAGTCTTTATCATACAAAAATCAGCCTTATAAACAACATTAAAGTATCATTAGCTGGAAGGGCTGCTGAGGATATCATATTTGGAAGTGATAATATCACCACTGGTGCAGAAGGTGACATTAAGCATGCTACAAATATATTACTATCTATGATTAAACATTATGGAATGTTTGAAAGTATGGGAATGCTAAACTACGAAATGATAGAAGGTGCATCTCAAAAAGTCCTTGATTTAAGTAATTATAATATTACGCTATATTATAATGAGGTATTAACCTTACTACAGGAAAATAAGGCTACGCTTGATAAAATAGCAGATGCTCTTTTAGAAAAGGAGTATTTAGAAGAAGATGAACTGTCTATATTAGTTTCTTAA